CCGACATCTGGGGGATCGTGCTCGCGGCGGGTGCGTCGAAGCGGATGGGCCGGCAGAAACTGACGTTGCCGCTCGAAGACGGCACGCCAATGGTTCGAAGAGTGCTCGATGAAGCTGCAGCAAGCAGTCTCAGCGAAGTAGTGGTGGTTGTTCGTGCAGACGACGAGGATGTTCAGCGCGCGACACAGCCTGTAACAGAGCCTGTAACAAAACCTGAAACACAGCCTGAACCTGAAACAGACACTGAAACGGAACCTGAAACAAACCCAAACCCCGACACGGAGCCTGCAAACAGGCCGTGGATGCAGGTTCGCAATTGGGATGCTGCGGATGGCATGAGTACATCCTTGCGTGCTGGCATTGCTACCGCTGAGGCAGGAGGGGCCGATGCAGTTGTGATTCTACTCGCAGACCAACCTGGAATTACGCGTTTTCATATCAACGCGGTGGTTGAAAAATACGGTGCGACGCGTGACTTGATTGTCCAGGCTTCATACAATGGAGCACCAAGTCACCCCACTCTTTTTGACCGCAAGCTGTTCCGTGAGCTGCTTGAGGTGACAGGGGATGAAGGTGGGCGCAGCGTCGTGCAGAGGCATCAGAATGACCGCTGCCTGGTCTCACTCGAGGGGGAAGTACCTGTCGATCTCGATACCCCCGAATCCTATAAAGCGTGGCTCCAGCAAAGTCACTCAGATGGACCTGGCTCACGTCTGGGCGGCACATTGAAAAGCCCGCGCAGGTAACCGACGGGTCCCGCGCGAGCTGGTGATTGTTGTGTAACTTACTCAAGAGCCGTGACGCCTGACGCCTGACGCCTGACGCCTGACGCCTGACGCCTGACGCCTGACGCCTGACGCCTGGTGCGAGCAGAAGCGGGATTAGCCCCGTTCCTGAATCAGTCGCTCAATGTCCTCGACGGATTTCGGAATCTGCGGAGACAGCGATTCGCAGCCATGCTTCGTGACGACGACGTCATCCTCAATCCGGATGCCAATGCCTTCGTCAGCGAGATACAGGCCAGGCTCGATGGTGATGACGGCGCCCGGTTGAATCTTGTACGAGCTATCCCACACGTCGTGGGTGTCGAGTCCCATACTATGGCTGACGCTGTGGTAATAGTATTCGACCACTTCGTCGTCTTCCTTGATTTTTCCGATCCGCTTCAACTCCCGCGCCAACACCTCTTTGGTCACGTCGTTGAGTTCCTTTAGGGTCATCCCCGGTTTGACAGCAGCCATCGTTTCTTCCTCAGCTTTGAGGACGATTTCATAAATTTCGC
The Alicyclobacillus curvatus genome window above contains:
- a CDS encoding nucleotidyltransferase family protein; the encoded protein is MTFDQHEQQHDREREPQRDPKSALERQQERQRQDEPQPKPQHQHPDIWGIVLAAGASKRMGRQKLTLPLEDGTPMVRRVLDEAAASSLSEVVVVVRADDEDVQRATQPVTEPVTKPETQPEPETDTETEPETNPNPDTEPANRPWMQVRNWDAADGMSTSLRAGIATAEAGGADAVVILLADQPGITRFHINAVVEKYGATRDLIVQASYNGAPSHPTLFDRKLFRELLEVTGDEGGRSVVQRHQNDRCLVSLEGEVPVDLDTPESYKAWLQQSHSDGPGSRLGGTLKSPRR